ACATTCAACCTAAAAACACATCCTCCCTCCCCCAAACCCTGGATTGCATTCTGAAAAACATCTGAACTGCCAATACCTCATCGAATGTTCCTACAGAAAAGTAATGctattctttgttttgaagtatCCACTGGCCCTTTTTTGTTAAACGTTCCACAAATTAATACGGAACATTTTATTAAATCCTTAGGAAACAAAGTTTAATAGCACCGGATCCTTTGAGAACCTATTTATAAAAGTCAATGCTAatggtttggttgttgttttgtttttttaataaagaagagTAAGGCAAAGACAAGgcaacaaaaatacagaaactgagCATCACCCCATTCACTCACTCACTTTTCCCAAAGTAATTACTAGAACTGTCCTACACAGATAAAGAAATTAGTGAAGTAGGAAGTGGTCCCTAATAAAAAGTAGTCATTTAATACTGGTGTTTAACATGCCCATTGCCTGCAACAGGCATCCTGCTAGGGAATTCCAATCCccagcatgaaagaaaaagcaacattttgaCAACACGTTTAATTACTCAGAAACAAAGTTAGAGACCATGTGAAAGACCAACATCACaaatcagaaaagagaaacctCTATGACCTACGCGCTAGAGGTGAGCAGATTTTATTCCCCAGACCACTATTTTTAGCGAGAACTTTAAGTTTCACTATATTGCAACAAAATCCAAACACACTTGGtacaacagaaattaaaaggacTATGCCAAAGGCAATTTACAAAAGTctaaaactcattttttaaaaggtacTTTAATTTGTTCAATTGTACCTGTAACGACTACTGCAGTTTTAACATGAAAAAGTCAGTACTTTTccttcaaatggaaataaactgtGGCATGTACAACTACTACAGcgttttaatatttatatatgatttttgtggttgtttttaaGACATCAATGCTTCACTCCTATTAAGCCATAGGTCAAGTTTGGCGAATTCCCATTAAGAAAGTCACTGCATGTCTTCTCCCCTCAGAAATTGGCATCTCAAATAGTAACATGAAAACTGACAATAGTTCTTCACCGTAACTATTTCCAGGCAgtctgttcattttctgaaatgccaCATTTgagaccaaaaagaaaagcaaaagaactaAAGTTTCAACTAACATGTAAGTGATGACTAGAAATATgccacaaaattattttaacaatacatttctgcagaaataatcCCTAgttgaagcttttctttttatacacatatacaaaATTTCGACAGCAATATACACATAATCACAGTGAAGACGCTGGCAAGTTCACCAATTTGTAGtgtaaatacaaaatgcaaagcagcctTCAAAGAGAACAATGCTACACAGCAAGCATAGCTAGCTTGTTAAATGGCAAACACCAAAAGTTCCCTGCAAAAGGGACGCAgtgcaagaaaagcagcatgcaCTTTGATACAAATAGCAGTTTATGGCTAATGGTTGACATAACTGTGGTAACAGTGACTCTTGAGTGGCTGTGCATAGTTGAACTCCTAcgtcatttgttttcctttatacCATTCCACAAACTCATCCAACAATACTGGCCCTGTAGAGAGATcaaataactgtattttacaAAATTTCATAAAAGAGCACCAAATGATTAAGCTcagggaaataaattattttagaacaCCAACATATGGCAGTACTTACAGGCTCCATCTTCATCATAATTACTGAGGTCAAGGTTGATTGTTCTGCTGAATTCAAGAACGTTACACCATTGGTCCTTATTGATAACTTTGTATTTTGATTGCTGCTTGAGGCAAGAAACAGAAGTTACTGAAACATATCTTCAACTCCTCCAAATTCAGGTTCTCATGCAGGAAATTTAAGCCTTGGAATGAATTATCATTATTTGCATCTCATCTAAAACCAAATAGGATCAAAGAAGCCACTAAACAATCAAACTAGTACTGAATAATTTATGTTTTACTTTAAGCCATCTTTTAGTGAACAAATAGGCATCAATAAGAACAGAAGTCAAGAAGTAAATCAAAGACTCTGTCTTATATCAAATAGAGATCAACAGCATAAGGATTTGAAGAACAAGAAGATTGGAATGATAACCAGTTGCAAATGCCATTTTGGGGGTGTTAGTATAacttaattcagaaaaaaaatctattcaatCTATATCTAAGTAAAACAGTGTCAGACAAGACAAAGCCTATTTCAACACCCTCACCTCTAGAAACTGatgaaatactggaaaaagAGACCATGTTTTTCCTAAAAGAAGGCCCAACATGCACTTGGCAGTATTTATGTCTAGGCTGCGCTGGTCCTTTtcctggaaatggaaaagaacataaaaaacatttatttacatcaatatttaatttattattattattatttagtgaAAACCCAACCATCTACTAAAGCTTCCTTCTTTACAACTACTGGCTTGCTGCAGAAGATGCTTTCCATAGCAATGACAGTTATCTGAGAAAGTCTCACTGATGAGGCATGTATTCCTGTTTGTGACTTCCTAGCTTCCTACGAAACAATATCCATACCCATGTTTGCAGGTATGCATCTGCATGGCCATAAGTGTGTTCAAGTAGCATCACTGCATGTATTTCCTGAGGTTTTCTCACAACCACAAGAACTGCTGGAAGGTAACTAAGCAGCTGTCAGTTAACAGTGACTATGTGAATGTGATCAGAGGAGGATCCTTGTTCTGTTATCCTACTGATCACATTAAAATCAAACTAAATGAATTACCAAACAAGCACAGGTAACACAATACTGTGACATATAGCAAATGGAGACTTCTCTCAGAACTATCCCAGTTTTGTGCCAAATAAGCAGCAGTTACATTCAGGCTTGCGGAGCCAGCAATtaattttttgctgtttgttgttgcttgtgagttactttgtcttttaatgaaaatacacCACCATCTGTATCTAGCAGATTCATTACACCTGATTAGTAAGTAGGTTTTAATGAACTTGATAACATGACTTTGGTACAAAGATCTTGAAAATACGCCACCCACTGACCTCTTCTGAAGTGCTTCATTTGATGGAACGTCACTTATTTTTGATAGGCCACCAGCTGGCATAGATTTGCTACtaggaaaacttttttttaatcagttcaaAATATTTCACCAGTATCTTGAACTTGTTTGGCAACATTAAGTATTTCTAAcctctgtattttattttcagcaaaattagCAGAATAAGCCTTCACACAATGTACTTGGTTCTCACTGGGatggaattaattttcttcacagcaacTTGTCTGCTGAGGTGTTCTAAGTCTTCAACCAAAATAAAGCTGATAATACAGCAATGTTTTAGCCACTGCTAGACTGTGTTTGCACAGCATCACATCCtttgatgtttttctctctgcccaCTAGATGAATAGACAGAGGATGCACAGGAGGGAGGGCAGATGCAATAAGGCAGATGACTCAAGCAAATCAGAGAGATATTCCATGCCATACAGCATCATGCTCAGCAACAAAAGGGAGAGAGATTTATGGAAATTAGTCATCTGTCTAGGTCTAACCCTGAAAGATGGTGAGCAGTCTTTGCAAcacttgcttttttccccttttttcttctatttctacTTCTCCTTCACTCTATGAACGCTTATCACAGCCcacacatttttcttgcttttactcTTCCCTCCATTGATATCAGGACATTACTTCATATTGTTTCATAAATGTTAAGAACATAATTGACGATCTTCCAAGACTTTTTAAAttcaatatttatattataaCCACCTCTTAtcatgtttattatttttaccacTCACAGAAGAGGCTGAAATGCATTCCTGCTTTAAATATGTTTACGCTCAAAAAACtcaaacagtaagaaaaaaaagtgattgtaACACAAATATTTGTTAGAGAGAACCTCAAGCAATAGGTTAAGAGAAACATATTTACGCTCAAGCATCACCCATCACAGTAAAGTTTAGTTTTTATGTTAACATTCTGCAGTACTCACCCGTGCAAAGTCAAATGCATATCTATAAATAAGTTTAAAATTGGTAGGCTCATTTAATAACGATCTCAAGCAATCCAGAGAATTTCTCAATTTTTCTGTAGTAtcacatctgaaagaaaagcaaagagtgAATTCATAGTCAACATTCTTACACAGATGTCTGGTGTTCTTAGAAAAAGAATCTCTAAAATGTATCCGTATCACTGCATTAAGTACGAAGGCATAAGTTTGCCTGTATAAGAGGCCTTGATTTAACCCATAGAACAAAACACATGTAGACAAAATAGCAAAGTCTTGTGCTTGTACAGTAATAACATGTTTGTAGCTGCAGAAAATGCACTCCCCATGAGATTAAACCACAGATTTGtccacaaaaggaaaacaaccaacaaactgcagaagagaaacaataCTTCTATAGGCTCAGCAAAGTTATAGAACTTCCTAAAATTTTGGTGATCCTGCTCTGTAAAGATAAGCCAAAATACTCTTCTTCCAACTCTATGAAACGTGTTTATTCAACTCCTTCTATATTAATTATGCCATCAAGATAAGATCTCAACAGGAGAATCTCTCATAGAGAGAACATGAAAATGCAGTCACAAAAAAATGCTTGCaatgtttaacattttaaaCTGAATATGCTTTAACAACATACCAATATCTAGCACTCGTACAATGACACTGAAGTTAAGAAATAAATAGGTCCTACCCAGTGACAAAGACGGATGTTCTTGCAGACAGAAACAATGCACATCATTATACTTCCCTTTTCTTGAGGCTGCAGACATTATGAGAGTATTCGACAAGCAGCAGCCAGGTTTCAAGTTGTCTTTGAATGAGCCATATCACcagaagcagcaacaaaaaaatattgcttctgCTCTACAGTACAGCACTCTATTTTAAGTTATgatttaaaatatcaaattgcatttttttttaacaacagccttaaagaaaaaaaatcttaagtcTTTTTTCAAAGTACTTACTGTAGTGATGTCATTCCTTTTAACCATTCCTGTAATGTAAAGTAGCCCATGTTTTGTGCATCCAACTTCCATGCTAAAACAAGCATTACTACCTgtttcagagcaaaaaaaaaggtgaaagcTGAAGAGAATCAACAAAAAtacctgtgtttttttccagttgctgtTTAGTAGGCTACTTTtctcaaataaacaaaacattcagaactTTGCTATTGAGCAGCTATTTTAAATCCACATATAACAGACGTGCACACAATTGAAACCATAAGATAGCAGCACAAAGATAGAAAGTCAGTATCAGTTAGGTTAGCCACCTTACTTCAAGGAAGCATGCACAGAATGTCACAGTAGTAAGTTAGTGTGTATTGTAACCATGAAGAAGATGAGCCAGCACAGGCTTCAGAAAAGGTTTCCCAAAAATATTACATCTAAGCACTAATTTGAGACAAGTTACATTTGTTAAATTTATCTAGGTGAGCAAGGCATAAGCTTTATGAAATCTAATTGTTCTAAAGGTGATAATGATCCCCCATGAATCCACATACCACAAGGTACCGTCAACCCCATCTAATTCTGCAAGTCTGAACATGAGGTACAATTCAGGTAGATGTTAAGTACACTGAATGAATTAACATTAGCACGTATCAATCCAGAGGCTGATTCATAACTGCTTCAATTTTGCCCCAAAGGAAACTGAATCCTTTTAATATCTCACATAGAAAGCTGAAGTAATAAAGAACTTGAAAAAGTGGTATTGGAATATTACTGTCATATTCAGGATAGTTAAGATATATACATGGAAAAAGTGGTAGGCAACTGTCCCTGCATActagaaggaaaaagtgaaatcaagcaaattaaattttctATTCTGATTAATACTAATGCAGCCTTATATTGTTAATGCAAAGTCAGAATATCTACTTATATACCTGGAATCTCCCTATCAATTTCAAGGGTTTATCACACTAATAAATTCCAAAGGTAGCAAATTACATCTTTTATTACCAGCAAATCTTTCAAAAACATCTCTCATTTTAACCTTAATGGTTTACAAACATAGCAAAAGATGGGACTTGCATATACGTTTTAAAAATCATGTATTAGATACCAGGAAAAAAGGCTGTAAAAGGCACATATATAAAATTCCCTCTCcttcatatatataaaatttcacCTCACTTGGGTACTGAAACACCATAATGGGAGCACTAATTTCACTCACAATATTTGAAACCCCTTTCTCCCATAGAAAACATGAGCTGGTAGTTGTGTTAAATTTCCAGTGCTGTCGCAGAAAAGATGTCATCACctcttttaaaactttttatttctttcttttggcagGAAAggagtgaggggaaaaaaaaagagaaaaggggggaGAGGCGGGGAAAGGGGGGACAGGAGAAGGTGTGGCAAAGGCAAATTGAGTTTTAAGTTGAGTAGACAGTCCTAGTTCCAGAACAAAGGCAAGTTGGTTCCAAACAAAGGCAAGTGTACTTCAACCTCACTTCTTTatattcctttctcttccaaaatgtctatttgaattttttaaattcttgatggaaaacaaagagaatttaGATAGCTTCATCGTCATTATAACACACTACGCCCCCTCTGAATGGACAAACTTACATTTTCTGGTTCAACTCCAATGTCTTCACAAAATTTCTCCATACCTTCTGGTCCTACAATGTCATCGGTGCCTGCAAAGAAAACgcattttacatttctgagaATTATAATGGACTGATCTTTAGAGGTTAAGAGAAATTTAATCAGAGAGTACAATCTGAATTTTCATATGCTTTAGTCTGGTTTATTTGGCACGCAATAAATATTTCCCCACTTACAATCAGATGTTGATACACACGTATCTTTATCTCACCTTtggaaacaaagacagaaaaactaTAGAACAAATTGTCACTCTTGCTAACAACTTTTATTCCGCCCAGTTACCAAGAGAACCTTGGAAGAGCACATGAATAAGATCTTGAGCAGTACAGACTAGCAGAACATCCAAGTAATATTAGTATGGTTAAATGAGTGAACAATGATTACTGAAACTCATTTATCAGCTTGAATCTCTACTGTTATCATAACATTGTATCACATAAGATTATGGTGTCTAGATATCTGTGATACAAAAGTTTGTCATTCCCAGAATCTTAATCCTTACAGTTTCATTCATACGTTAACTCTACAAAACATCATTTACATAAAAgactctgaaataaaaatgccattttcctgtttattcgCATTGCAATAATACTACAGGTACACACTATGTGAATTTTAGTAACTGctggggaaaatgaaaatatgaattacACGCAGCTATATCTTTGctgagttaaaaagaaaaaaggttcaaaaacatgttattaaaaaactctacttttgaaatgctgttcaGTCAACACGTTTGTGGCATCTACATTATGTTGTCGATAAAGGTTGTACACATTGATTgtactgtgctttttttttttagtacacTTCATATTTGgacttttttttcagaattatttcattCACATTAAGAGGAGCTTActttaggaagaaaagcacTAGAGGTTGACATCTGtacttttatttaatataaagaGTATAAGAAAAAGgtatgaaagggaaaataattctAAGTTTTACTATTATATGACCTACTTTCTAAGAAATAACAAggtttaattaaatatttttccatcttccatCCTCCTATGACATCTTCCCATTTACACTTTTGACTGTAATCAAGagccttcaaaataaaattaattctgtaatACAGACacactaggggaaaaaaataaacactgggTCCAGTGCAAACTGTCCGCTGATATAGAGGAGAAGACTTTAAAGAAAGCGCACAAAAGAGATTATTACTtgaaaaaagatttcattttttacaaTGTTATTCAATACAGTAAACAAAATCATACTCTCCACTTTTCTGTTATATCTTGGTGTATGCAGTCAATGGAAAACGAAGAGATCAGGTGCAGCTTGAATTTGCCTTAATCTCCTTTCACAGACTGCCCCAGACATGTGAAATCTCAAGCTACTTAATTTAgcatatataattttattagaagaaaaaaataatttattacatCAAATTAAGTCATTCTTCATTACACATAAGGAGAGACAGAACAGCACAAGCTGTGAGCAATGTTATctaaaacaacagcagaaaactgCTAGATGACCTTGTTTCCTTTGTCAAACCcctatttcacttctttttggTCTTCTTTACagtcatgaaatatttttttcccccatactTGAAATTCTCCCCTTCAGAATAGATgtgtaaaaaaaatgaaaaataatgaccAATGACTTCACTCACTGTTACTGAGTGATCTGTTGTGACCATTGATCATAATCATTAACCCTATACTACCTGAAGGAAGTTCTCATACATTAAAGCAATAGTAAGTAATTCGGTTACTTTGTACCTGCTAATGGAAAACTATTCAAAGTCAGGACTGTTATGGAAtacttgtgtttatttgtttctgtgctagAAACTAGAACCACCAGATTTAACAGCAAAAGTTAATTATACTACCTCCACTACCTTTTCATTTAGTTAGTTATTTTTACATTACAAACATACCTTCCCTAGGAACAGTCCCGCACTACTCAGTGCTAACATGGCAAATGGAGTAACTTTATAGAGCCAGACAGGTAACAACAGAAgtagaattttaaatataaactaGATTAAAGTATGTTCATTCACTCAGCTCACTTAAAACCGTTTTCATAGGCTAAACTGTTAGTGAGAGGAAACTGGCATTTCACACTTACCTGCATATTCATAGAACCATTCTAAGCATCTTTTACTCGAAAAGacttcctcttctgcttttattctagTTGAATCATATTTTCTGtacattcttaaaaataaaaaaacaaaaaaacaaattagtACATCACTTTTCAAACAGCAACAGTCTAGCCAACAGCCATTGTAAGCAGCAACACAATTAGTTTCACTAGCAAATTTACTCAACATTCTGACCTTGTATTGAGTCATTTAGTGAGCTGCTTAGCAGAGTAAGAATCACTGAATCTACTGTGCTTGCTCAGTCTGTAACAGTTCAACTGATCCACAACACCTTATCCATGTGCATGAACTGTCCTAACAACAGAGATAGCCTGGTCCAGATTCAACCCCAAAGTACTTTATGCAAGTCCATATAAGACTTGAGCATATTACTAGCTACCATATTTAACTGACAGGCTGAAACTTGGTTGTGGGTCTAAACCCACAGTAATTCCACGTTATTGTCAACTGTAGTCCTACGTGGATGTGCACACAGACCatgcattatttattaactatagagaactgaacacagttttTGCCTCTTCAGAAATTCTAGAAAAGGCATAAAGAGCAAAACAGGTGTGACCCATAGTAATACTATTCTGAAGGCAGTAAGTtggtaacaaacaaaaaaaaaaaaccacaaaaaaaacaaaggacagAGGAGGTTACAAGTCCTCACTGACAGTAATTCAAAGAATCCCATTCATTATAAGTTATAACAACAGCTACCTGAAAAGTTAAATCTGTAGTGCTCCTTTCCTCACGGCGATGACTGACAAGGTAATATTCTCCACAGACAAACCTAAAGAACTGTAACTGCTTTCAAGAAATAACACTGAAGTACCAGCCTCCTGAATTTAGTATCTGAATCACATAAAACACACAATGTGTAACCAAAATTACTCCATCCTCCTTAAACTCTTCTAAATCAGAAAACACCAATTGTGGTAGCTTGTTAAAGAGACAAGACTCAACAGCGCAAGTAGTTGGATCAGACTGTGCAGCAATGAACATTTCCATCACTCTACAATAGTTCAGGCTAGGAGATGGAAAAGAGCTGAGGAGCAAAGATGAGAGAAGCAAGCTATAAACTGTTCTGCAGATGCTCCAAGCATGCAGCCTTTCCTCTCAAAACACCAACCCTTGCTGGGGGCAGTCAAACAAGCTGCTAACTGGTTCCACAATCATTCTGAAACAACTCCATAAAATTAAATTGAGTTAATTTCATCACCATTTTGTCCTTCTAGCTAAACGTGCAAAAGATCTCTCTACTTTTAAGACTGAAGTACAATCATTTTCTGCTATCAGCACTTTCCACCTGGTTGTTTGGAGCTATCTAGTAAAAGGTTCACattgcactgacagcagcacaaagaactATTTTAAGTTAGTTAAAGCAACTAAccattagaaaaataatgttcaCAGGAAAATTATAACCTGATAATTAGAAGACAAATATAAATGAAGATCTTTAGAAATGTcagtattgaaagaaaaatccacatTGCATTGAAACATGCTGACCttcaagaaacagaaactcAGCATGAGCCATACACCTCAAAAACATACACTGATAAACTCAAGACTCACTTTactctttatttaattttgaaaacactttttcctaTTTGAATTATCTAATCTTAGCCTGCATAAGCTTTATTGCAGTTGCAAAGGAATAGGATGACTTTGCCGACCAATAAGGAATCAACCAAACGAGAAGCTATTAGGTCAGATACAGTCAAAGCTGGAGACATCTCCTGCCTTGAACTCTCCCCAcctactttatttatttttggaatcagtctgaaaaaaaaaaaacgttcTCATAGTTGCAGAATTAACTGTGATTAGGAATGACTCATCCAACACGTTTCAGGATATTCtgaattcaaagaaaacagaaaaagcaagcatAGAGACAAAGGAAGACATTCTGCTACATTAACAAAAGTTTAATTACTCAATATCCCCTTATTTTCTGatgcaaatatgaaaaaattCCAACCAGAATATAAACTTGAAAACTGACAGTAGCAGGAGTTTGCATGGAAAGCTCGTGTAGCTCCCTAAGACAGAATGACACTCACCACAAGAGTGGGGCTGATAAAGTGCCTCCCCTGCTTGCTCAATTAACTTGTCTACACAGTGGCTGTCTGGGAAGGAACCCTCAAGAAACATACACTGATAGAGCTCTTGATCATTGAAGTATTATAGACAAAGGATTCCTGCACTTTCAGTGTGCAGGATTAAATACTATAGCCTGAGCCAAGACACCAGCAATGACAGGCAGAGTAAGAGGAACAGTACGTGTAAGAGAAATAGGAAATCAGAACATAAAAAAGCACCCCCCTTTATACATTCATTGTACCTATGTTAAGCAAGTTTTCATAGAACCAACATGGATTTGCTGTGTTTAAAGCTAAAGTTGCTGTTTAGGAACTGGAGGAAGCAATGATAACTGAAAGTTCACACACTCAACACGTGACCAGGTAACCCAGTATCTGGCCAGTAGAGTCTGACTTCTCAGAAACCAGAACTGATCACAGATCTTTCAAGATTTGATGCTAATAAACTACTTCATAAAATTCAAAAATTAGAAAGGATATCATCTCGGGCTACCctcatttctgctgtaaaatgcaACCAAAAGGAAGTAACAACAGATCATGCATTTTGCAAGACAAGAACCATTTGAGAGGGAAAATGACAGAGGGAAGCACACCAAAGCAAACCTGGTATTAGTTAGCTTTCATATGCAGAGATGAAGTTCATCTTCACACCACGTACTGTAAATAGCAAATGAGTTTCCCCTCTCAGAAATAGCTGGTATGTCTAGACTATTAGAGACTCCTAATCCCTAGAGCGAGATGAGGGCAAGTTACAAACAAGAAACTGGGTAAGCATCTGAGATCAGAGCCCAGGACGGCTCTGTTCAATGTCACTGCAAGCTCAACCTGGCAGCACTGTGTAAGGGTGGTTCCAGATGCTAGTTCAGAGGACACAGTCTCAATACAGATTTGATTGCTTGAAGAATCAAGTGCAGAGAGGAAAACCACAAACCACAAGAAAGACTAGCACCGATTTTGGATCATAGAATATTTCTCCCATCTTTAGAATTTCTCTGCATACACTATAAGACGATGTGCTTTGTGCTAAGGGTGGTACCCTTTGCTACACAAATGAATATAAACTGCCTTAGTGCACATGTTAGATTTGTGAGTATCTCTGAGAACCAAACATCTACAGACTGATCTTAGGTTTACTCAAGTCCTCAATGGCTCACAGGTTTCTTACAGTGCCAGACACCAGTACCTTAGAACAGATATACAACAACTACATTACAGACTAGCAATCTGCTTATGCATTGATGGTCCATAACAGTAATCCATACAATTTCAGTCACACATCAGAGGTTAAAAAGCACACACATCCACTCAGGCTTCCAATTTTAGCAATTGTTTTATATGTAATAAAGtaaatcatgttttttttaaaaaaatgtcttACTATTAACAAGGTGTGACAAAGACAGTCTAGAGCAACACTCAGGATAAATTCACTTGACAGGTAATTCTTTCCTATCAAGGTGCCATATTCCTCCCTATATAAAGGCTCACAGTTATCTCTAAAAACTTAaactaacattttaaatttaacaaGATTCACTTAAGGCACAGTATAAGAGCATACACTCTGACAGTCACACATCTAGTTGCTGCAGAACTATGAAGTCAAGCTCATTGGAAAGGTACAGAGACAGGGAAAATTAGACCTGTGTCTATCTGAAAAGTTCTGCTTCAAGGAATGAGGTCTAGACACGTATGACAATTGGCAACAcaggctgcctgcctgcagtAGAATCAAACCAGTTGCTAAATAGCAGTAGAAGAAAGAA
This region of Coturnix japonica isolate 7356 chromosome 4, Coturnix japonica 2.1, whole genome shotgun sequence genomic DNA includes:
- the DCUN1D4 gene encoding DCN1-like protein 4 isoform X3 codes for the protein MPPRKKRRPAAGDDLSAKKSRHDGMYRKYDSTRIKAEEEVFSSKRCLEWFYEYAGTDDIVGPEGMEKFCEDIGVEPENVVMLVLAWKLDAQNMGYFTLQEWLKGMTSLQCDTTEKLRNSLDCLRSLLNEPTNFKLIYRYAFDFAREKDQRSLDINTAKCMLGLLLGKTWSLFPVFHQFLEQSKYKVINKDQWCNVLEFSRTINLDLSNYDEDGAWPVLLDEFVEWYKGKQMT
- the DCUN1D4 gene encoding DCN1-like protein 4 isoform X1, producing MHSDGAAVNFQLNSHLSTLANIHKIYHTLNRLNLTEDVGQDDHQTGERLSKIRRIGSLRSCSSSDCFSKVMPPRKKRRPAAGDDLSAKKSRHDGMYRKYDSTRIKAEEEVFSSKRCLEWFYEYAGTDDIVGPEGMEKFCEDIGVEPENVVMLVLAWKLDAQNMGYFTLQEWLKGMTSLQCDTTEKLRNSLDCLRSLLNEPTNFKLIYRYAFDFAREKDQRSLDINTAKCMLGLLLGKTWSLFPVFHQFLEQSKYKVINKDQWCNVLEFSRTINLDLSNYDEDGAWPVLLDEFVEWYKGKQMT
- the DCUN1D4 gene encoding DCN1-like protein 4 isoform X2, with the protein product MHSDGAAVNFQLNSHLSTLANIHKIYHTLNRLNLTEDVGQDDHQTGSLRSCSSSDCFSKVMPPRKKRRPAAGDDLSAKKSRHDGMYRKYDSTRIKAEEEVFSSKRCLEWFYEYAGTDDIVGPEGMEKFCEDIGVEPENVVMLVLAWKLDAQNMGYFTLQEWLKGMTSLQCDTTEKLRNSLDCLRSLLNEPTNFKLIYRYAFDFAREKDQRSLDINTAKCMLGLLLGKTWSLFPVFHQFLEQSKYKVINKDQWCNVLEFSRTINLDLSNYDEDGAWPVLLDEFVEWYKGKQMT
- the DCUN1D4 gene encoding DCN1-like protein 4 isoform X4, whose protein sequence is MYRKYDSTRIKAEEEVFSSKRCLEWFYEYAGTDDIVGPEGMEKFCEDIGVEPENVVMLVLAWKLDAQNMGYFTLQEWLKGMTSLQCDTTEKLRNSLDCLRSLLNEPTNFKLIYRYAFDFAREKDQRSLDINTAKCMLGLLLGKTWSLFPVFHQFLEQSKYKVINKDQWCNVLEFSRTINLDLSNYDEDGAWPVLLDEFVEWYKGKQMT